From a single Nematostella vectensis chromosome 3, jaNemVect1.1, whole genome shotgun sequence genomic region:
- the LOC5506495 gene encoding retinol dehydrogenase 7, which produces MSAVRGVLAFASEFTPLQLAGAVIAVLFVAWLSLKFLPPTRRVGDYHNKYVLVTGCDSGLGRDLAIRLDGMGFHVFGACLTQQGKQDLEQTCSKRTVGLLMDVTSHEQIAEAFEQVKRVLPSGTGLWAVYNNAGYMTLAPLEWFPLDDYKRMADVNLWGLVDVTKTFLPLVKMARGRVVNVASIVGLIAGELTAPYSITKYGVEAFSDVLRREMLPWGVRVSIIEPQAFKTPLWDNIATKKYMSLWNGLDPEMKKEYGEKFVEEDVAGLRKYMDMSSTAFYMVVDAAIDAITSRDPKHRYPVGWNAKVVSILGVLPSGWTDAFLWTTWPRPSPLGAKK; this is translated from the exons ATGTCTGCTGTTCGAGGAGTTCTTGCATTTGCATCCGAGTTTACCCCACTTCAGCTCGCGGGGGCAGTAATCGCGGTCCTTTTTGTTGCTTGGCTATCCCTTAAATTCCTTCCCCCAACCCGTAGAGTCGGTGATTACCACAACAAGTACGTACTAGTCACCGGTTGCGACTCGGGCCTCGGTAGAGATCTTGCCATTCGCCTGGATGGTATGGGTTTCCATGTGTTCGGCGCGTGTTTGACGCAGCAGGGCAAACAGGACCTTGAGCAGACGTGCAGTAAACGTACTGTTGGTCTGCTAATGGACGTCACGAGCCATGAACAGATCGCGGAAGCCTTTGAGCAAGTCAAGAGAGTGCTGCCTTCGGGAACAG GTCTGTGGGCGGTGTATAACAACGCTGGATATATGACTCTCGCCCCCTTAGAGTGGTTCCCGCTTGACGACTACAAGCGCATGGCAGATGTGAACCTTTGGGGCCTGGTGGATGTCACCAAGACTTTCCTTCCACTCGTCAAGATGGCAAGAGGCAGAGTCGTGAATGTCGCGAGCATTGTCG GCTTAATCGCGGGCGAATTAACTGCACCGTACTCGATTACCAAATATGGCGTGGAAGCGTTCTCGGATGTTTTGCGTCGCGAAATGCTCCCCTGGGGGGTCCGGGTTAGTATCATCGAGCCTCAAGCATTCAAGACTCCGCTTTGGGACAATATCGCCACAAAGAAGTACATGTCTCTGTGGAACGGACTCGACCCGGAGATGAAGAAAGAGTATGGTGAAAAATTCGTGGAAGAAG ATGTCGCCGGGTTAAGGAAATACATGGACATGTCGTCAACTGCTTTCTACATGGTAGTCGACGCCGCCATAGACGCCATCACGTCACGTGACCCTAAGCATCGCTATCCTGTGGGTTGGAATGCCAAGGTAGTGTCAATCTTGGGGGTCTTGCCTTCTGGCTGGACAGACGCGTTTCTCTGGACGACTTGGCCTCGCCCCTCCCCGCTCGGTGCAAAGAAGTAG